A window of the Mesotoga prima MesG1.Ag.4.2 genome harbors these coding sequences:
- the gyrA gene encoding DNA gyrase subunit A, translated as MPEEIIHKNIDDELINSYMLYSMSVIVGRAIPDLRDGLKPVQRRILFGMSELGLHHNQGFKKSARIVGEVMGKFHPHGDAAIYDALVRMAQPFSMRYPLVEGQGNFGSIDRDPPAAMRYTEARMETLAEELLQDIDKNTVPMMPNFDGSLSEPDVLPTKIPNLLLNGTSGIAVGMMTSIPPHNLVEIIDAISLLIKDPECSVSDLLRHIKGPDFPTGGMIMDAASIPSIYQEGKGRITVRAIAEIEESGGSSQIVVSEIPYNTSKADIIEQIVNATQNHRDLQIRNIRDESDQKGLRVVIELKRGADPNVVLNLLFKHTQLQTTFSVNMLVIDEKKRPRVMNLKQILQGFLSHRFNVIRSKTEYDLEQASKRAHIVEGLTKATRSIDTVVDIIRNSANSEEASKNLMETLEVTQEQSSAILDMRMGKLTGMEIEKLLNEYKDLVAKINEYRMILASDEKVYGIILDELNEIKAKYGDARRTRIDLGNGTDFNIEDVIPDEDIVLMVTKKGYIKSTPLESYRKQGRGGKGVIGVRTGDEDFVVNILTTTRLSKTVIITSKGKAYVLSNHIIDHSSRDSKGKLLANYIKIDPDENVQAVLSTRKEEVQGKQLVITTRSGKIKKTEFEAFLNVRISGIKAISLNEGDRVIDASLTSREDDTIIISTKNGMVIRFPLDQVRSMGRSAAGVMGIRLKKNDEVVGANIVASEDTRFLLTATEKGGGKRTCLSEYRSQNRGGLGVKNIYGLEKIGKVIGTLVVNSDDEVILATKLGMSIRIPVSQVRPTGRVTKGVRIVDLKDNDIAASMAVVVD; from the coding sequence TTGCCCGAAGAGATAATACACAAGAATATAGATGATGAACTGATTAATTCATATATGCTCTACTCGATGAGCGTCATTGTGGGAAGGGCCATTCCAGATTTGCGTGACGGTCTAAAACCTGTACAACGCAGGATACTATTTGGAATGTCGGAGCTAGGTCTTCATCATAACCAAGGGTTCAAGAAAAGCGCTCGAATAGTTGGTGAGGTCATGGGGAAGTTTCATCCACACGGCGATGCTGCGATATACGACGCGCTTGTCAGAATGGCTCAACCCTTCTCAATGCGCTATCCTCTCGTTGAAGGCCAGGGTAACTTTGGTTCGATAGACAGGGATCCGCCCGCGGCAATGAGGTATACCGAGGCGAGAATGGAAACGCTTGCCGAGGAACTACTACAAGATATCGATAAGAACACTGTTCCCATGATGCCCAATTTCGACGGATCGCTATCGGAACCTGACGTACTCCCTACAAAGATTCCCAACCTCCTTCTCAATGGCACATCCGGGATTGCAGTGGGTATGATGACCAGTATTCCACCCCACAATCTTGTGGAAATTATCGATGCTATCAGTTTGTTGATAAAAGATCCCGAATGTTCTGTATCGGATTTGCTAAGACACATAAAGGGTCCGGACTTCCCCACTGGCGGTATGATTATGGATGCCGCTTCCATTCCCTCAATCTATCAAGAAGGGAAGGGAAGGATAACCGTCAGGGCAATCGCAGAGATTGAGGAATCGGGAGGAAGCTCACAAATAGTTGTCAGTGAAATACCCTACAATACATCGAAGGCGGATATTATAGAACAGATTGTGAATGCAACTCAGAACCATCGTGATCTGCAAATCAGAAATATCAGGGATGAATCGGATCAAAAAGGCCTCAGAGTGGTCATTGAACTTAAACGTGGAGCAGATCCAAATGTAGTTCTGAATCTGCTTTTTAAACACACGCAATTACAAACAACCTTTAGCGTCAATATGCTGGTTATAGACGAAAAAAAGCGACCGAGAGTAATGAACTTAAAACAGATCCTTCAGGGATTTCTTTCCCACAGGTTCAACGTAATCAGATCGAAAACGGAGTACGATTTAGAACAAGCATCGAAGAGAGCACATATCGTTGAGGGATTGACAAAGGCCACGAGATCGATAGATACTGTTGTGGATATAATAAGAAATTCCGCCAATAGCGAAGAGGCTTCCAAAAACCTTATGGAGACGCTGGAAGTCACCCAGGAGCAGAGCTCGGCGATTCTCGATATGAGAATGGGAAAGCTTACAGGAATGGAAATTGAAAAGCTTCTCAACGAGTACAAAGACCTTGTTGCAAAAATAAACGAGTACAGAATGATTCTCGCAAGCGATGAGAAGGTTTATGGGATAATTCTAGATGAATTGAATGAAATAAAAGCGAAGTACGGAGATGCTAGGCGTACAAGGATTGATTTGGGAAATGGAACTGATTTCAATATAGAAGATGTGATACCGGACGAGGATATAGTCCTGATGGTTACGAAGAAGGGCTACATAAAATCGACTCCTCTTGAAAGCTACAGAAAACAGGGTAGAGGCGGCAAGGGCGTGATAGGAGTAAGAACCGGAGACGAAGACTTCGTTGTCAATATACTTACCACCACTAGACTCAGCAAAACGGTCATAATAACATCAAAAGGAAAGGCCTACGTGTTGAGCAATCACATCATCGATCACTCGTCTAGAGATTCTAAGGGAAAGCTTCTTGCAAACTACATCAAGATCGATCCAGATGAAAACGTGCAAGCCGTTCTTTCGACGAGAAAGGAAGAAGTTCAAGGAAAGCAACTTGTCATCACGACAAGATCAGGGAAGATAAAAAAGACTGAGTTCGAAGCATTTTTGAATGTACGAATCTCCGGCATAAAGGCTATTAGCCTCAACGAGGGTGACAGAGTTATCGATGCATCGCTTACATCTAGAGAAGATGACACCATAATCATCTCAACAAAGAACGGAATGGTAATAAGATTCCCGCTGGATCAGGTACGTTCCATGGGAAGAAGCGCAGCAGGAGTTATGGGAATCAGGCTGAAGAAGAACGATGAAGTTGTTGGCGCCAACATCGTTGCTTCCGAAGATACGAGATTCCTACTCACAGCCACCGAAAAAGGTGGTGGGAAAAGGACCTGCTTATCTGAGTACAGGAGTCAGAATCGTGGAGGTTTAGGAGTAAAAAACATTTACGGGCTGGAGAAGATCGGGAAAGTTATTGGAACGCTAGTAGTTAACAGTGACGATGAAGTTATACTTGCTACTAAGTTGGGTATGTCTATCAGAATCCCCGTATCTCAGGTAAGGCCCACTGGCAGAGTAACAAAGGGAGTCAGAATAGTTGATCTGAAGGATAACGATATTGCTGCATCGATGGCGGTTGTTGTTGACTAA
- the metG gene encoding methionine--tRNA ligase gives MEKFYVTTPIYYINSEPHIGSAYSTIVADVIARYRRLSGYDVFFLTGTDEHGQKVLNEAIERNVEAQKYCDEMAEKFKALWKELELTNDAFVRTTDEYHMKTVQTFVSKLKENGDVYKGKYEGWYCIPDETFWNEEDLKEGRTCPECGREVKWVSEENYFFRLSKYNDILLRFYKENPQFVQPDFRRNEMLRILESGLKDLSITRTSFDWGVPMPDDPEHVIYVWVDALINYLSAIGYPHNIDHFERYWPADVHLIGKEINRFHSIIWPAMLLSAGLPLPKQIYAHGWLTVNGQKISKSLGNAISPVAFVRTYGNDALRYYLLRDIQFGRDGDFSETNLISRINADLANDLGNLLHRTVVMIQKFNDGAVPERSITETIDEDLVELGEKTFSAYTESMDNMRFTQALESVWELIRFGNKYIDLTEPWKMGKKPEMKGRLDTVLHNLVCTLKNVSIMIEPVMFRTAREIRKRLGFGGTMTLENVSWSDIVAGKRVSHGEPIFPRIEIEKHRKVTEMENKETGPEIKDNLLISIDDFSKVELRVASVTEAEIVPKSRKLVKLQLDLGDLGRRQVVAGIAQFYNPEELVGLKVVIVANLQPAKLMGIESNGMILAAKIGDSLSLLTVHKDVQPGAKVS, from the coding sequence GTGGAGAAGTTCTACGTCACTACGCCAATATACTACATCAACAGCGAACCGCATATAGGGTCCGCGTATTCGACAATAGTTGCAGATGTTATCGCAAGATATAGGAGACTCTCCGGATACGATGTGTTTTTCCTAACTGGAACCGATGAACATGGACAGAAGGTGCTTAACGAAGCCATAGAAAGAAATGTTGAAGCCCAGAAATACTGCGATGAGATGGCTGAAAAATTCAAGGCACTTTGGAAAGAACTTGAGCTTACAAACGACGCTTTTGTAAGAACGACTGATGAATACCACATGAAGACTGTTCAGACGTTCGTCTCCAAGCTAAAGGAAAATGGCGACGTATATAAGGGAAAGTATGAGGGCTGGTATTGCATACCGGACGAAACTTTCTGGAACGAAGAAGATCTTAAGGAAGGAAGAACTTGCCCGGAGTGTGGGCGAGAAGTTAAGTGGGTAAGCGAAGAAAACTACTTCTTCCGCCTTTCAAAGTATAATGATATTCTTCTGAGGTTTTACAAAGAGAATCCCCAGTTCGTTCAACCTGACTTCAGAAGAAACGAGATGCTAAGGATTTTGGAATCCGGATTGAAAGACTTGAGTATTACCAGGACTTCATTTGACTGGGGCGTTCCAATGCCAGATGATCCAGAACATGTCATATATGTTTGGGTTGACGCGCTGATAAACTACTTGAGCGCTATTGGGTACCCTCATAACATTGATCATTTCGAAAGATACTGGCCTGCCGATGTTCATCTGATCGGCAAGGAGATAAATCGTTTTCATTCGATAATTTGGCCCGCCATGCTTCTCTCTGCGGGTCTTCCTCTGCCAAAACAGATCTATGCCCATGGATGGTTGACCGTGAATGGCCAGAAAATTTCAAAGTCACTCGGAAATGCAATCAGTCCTGTGGCCTTCGTTAGAACCTACGGCAACGATGCTTTGAGGTACTACCTCCTAAGGGACATACAGTTTGGGAGAGACGGTGACTTCTCTGAAACCAACTTGATTAGCAGAATCAATGCCGATCTTGCGAATGATCTCGGTAACCTTCTGCATCGAACTGTCGTCATGATTCAGAAATTCAACGATGGTGCTGTTCCTGAAAGGAGCATCACAGAAACGATAGACGAAGACCTTGTGGAGCTTGGGGAGAAGACATTCTCTGCCTACACTGAGTCAATGGATAATATGAGGTTCACCCAGGCTCTTGAATCAGTTTGGGAGCTAATCAGATTCGGAAACAAATATATCGATCTTACTGAGCCCTGGAAAATGGGGAAAAAACCGGAAATGAAGGGCAGACTAGATACGGTTCTGCACAATCTTGTCTGCACTTTGAAAAATGTTTCCATAATGATTGAGCCTGTAATGTTTAGAACAGCGAGAGAGATTCGAAAGAGGTTAGGTTTTGGTGGAACCATGACCCTCGAAAACGTAAGCTGGTCGGATATAGTGGCAGGAAAAAGAGTTAGTCACGGAGAGCCGATTTTTCCTAGAATCGAAATCGAAAAGCACAGGAAGGTGACTGAGATGGAAAACAAGGAGACGGGCCCGGAGATCAAAGACAATCTTTTAATAAGCATTGATGACTTCTCAAAAGTCGAATTGAGGGTCGCATCTGTAACTGAAGCCGAAATCGTCCCAAAATCGAGAAAACTCGTAAAATTACAACTCGACCTAGGTGATCTAGGAAGGCGACAGGTAGTAGCTGGAATTGCTCAGTTCTATAACCCTGAAGAACTTGTCGGTCTTAAAGTTGTCATCGTTGCGAATCTTCAACCGGCAAAACTTATGGGAATTGAATCAAACGGCATGATCCTGGCTGCAAAGATCGGTGATTCTCTTTCACTGCTCACGGTACACAAGGATGTGCAACCAGGCGCAAAAGTTTCTTGA
- a CDS encoding CpsB/CapC family capsule biosynthesis tyrosine phosphatase, translating into MNIDSHCHLLPAVDDGVEEIEESLAILEEMKLKGLQRLYLTPHLFSPISPSDPAEIMRRWHEFRFELNNHSVEVLLGSEIFLRPEVLESDLITMGESNFLLVELSTQQKPHYLFEVIGKLQSTGFRIILAHLERYHYLFKKVGLIFGKVEPTDEIHRLRDMGVLFQVNWNSLDKDSKARVLVDRRIADITGSDKHKQGDNRLLIDFDDDRYRLFLNDSFL; encoded by the coding sequence TTGAATATTGACTCTCATTGCCATTTGCTTCCCGCAGTGGATGATGGTGTGGAGGAAATCGAGGAATCATTAGCAATCCTGGAAGAAATGAAACTTAAGGGGCTGCAAAGGCTTTATTTGACGCCCCATTTGTTCTCTCCCATAAGTCCTTCAGATCCTGCGGAAATAATGAGGCGATGGCATGAATTCAGATTCGAACTGAATAATCATTCGGTCGAAGTTCTGCTTGGTTCGGAAATCTTTCTTAGGCCTGAGGTGTTAGAATCTGATTTGATCACAATGGGTGAGTCCAATTTTCTGCTAGTAGAGCTCTCGACTCAGCAGAAACCACATTACCTTTTTGAAGTCATAGGAAAGCTTCAAAGTACGGGGTTTAGAATCATACTCGCTCATTTGGAAAGATATCATTATCTTTTCAAAAAGGTAGGATTAATCTTTGGGAAGGTAGAACCAACAGACGAAATACACAGGCTAAGAGACATGGGAGTTCTATTTCAGGTTAACTGGAACAGCCTTGATAAGGATTCAAAGGCAAGAGTTCTTGTTGATCGGAGGATTGCGGATATTACTGGAAGCGATAAGCACAAACAAGGCGATAACAGACTGCTTATCGACTTCGATGATGATCGATACAGACTTTTTCTGAACGATTCTTTTCTCTAG
- a CDS encoding O-antigen ligase family protein — MSVKKHVIDFETIVYLFLTLFIPLFVTKGFTHEPSTGKHLFYVIGFTIIFLSVLIRKKEISVEFGDVHLVFFGIGIAALLSLIVVSMDNPQYLRYSLEIALYVVFLSFTAVYISNKWNTIEKLEIVMIFFVIGAAVVAFDALLNFYLGVDIFLGKVGEPFARASARSTIGNPNFVSDYMGMTIPMIFYFLISRKPLGFLLKRHFGQLVFKITLLIFLIPMVSSVFVSQTRTVITAIFVGNLLFLVLYFFLKKRKKKEALEDSESRKLGRVSLVFFVLALIIIAVLSYLYLTPSPLSGDGRINITARLEYAITSSGSWNERFSAWYNSIFQWLESENKLRIPFGSGIGTFQLYHLLYSPDVLQHSPYFMPVWNNFKRTHNDYVQGLGEMGLIGFLFIVLLVGLLVFRYLKNLLKIDNRRDLLLYGSLGAGIFSLAVHSFFEFPLHMQPNLMLAIFLGSVVVGKYFNPDLKNKKISRLPFAVVIMVLAGVLIFLKTSAFIGEGFFRIGQTNQQYYLAYYNQAQSLNIKALEQAKNEINSYAGNYAYLKDVTSYMSAKGSEIRSKYPGASQIDLLELAEKDRQSEVRKLLDEIDNRINQYNFYLARSGEYYEKAIENFKFSNRVYPVFGKPLWYIAGLGTKTQRLETAKDNPELMKSILTGKDEYSSDIIPEFKGNPKIIPVHRTTIRTLPFRDFFEKNISVFDNPEYVSGLQLYFITQIQMILDAADYYESSVILFSERQTPRILGRLYTSINSELKKYYSFISSRETMMTSAFGESGEFRQLLIDLVYESADRAIYWFDLAISLLPGTWNRYPDWEDIYIEYMNSIPSVLDSNEERKLKILEVAEKHVWACENMGPEAPVETLQFAIQWGKSNLSNGELIDFEQSLKKIYEEVVSLNTDLLEKSPNIPQDTAERIRTLISLYEAL; from the coding sequence ATGTCCGTAAAGAAGCACGTTATAGACTTCGAGACAATTGTCTATCTGTTTTTAACGCTGTTCATCCCTTTGTTTGTCACAAAGGGATTCACACATGAGCCTTCAACTGGAAAACATCTTTTCTACGTTATTGGATTCACAATTATCTTTCTTTCTGTGTTAATAAGGAAAAAAGAGATTTCAGTAGAATTTGGAGACGTTCATCTGGTATTTTTCGGAATAGGCATAGCGGCTCTTTTGTCATTGATCGTGGTCTCTATGGACAATCCACAGTACCTGAGATATTCTTTAGAAATCGCTCTCTATGTAGTTTTTCTCTCTTTCACAGCGGTCTATATTTCGAACAAATGGAACACCATCGAGAAGCTAGAAATTGTAATGATCTTTTTTGTAATTGGAGCTGCGGTAGTTGCTTTTGACGCTCTCCTGAACTTCTATCTAGGTGTGGACATCTTTCTTGGTAAGGTCGGCGAGCCGTTTGCAAGAGCTTCTGCAAGATCAACGATTGGGAACCCGAATTTCGTGTCTGATTATATGGGAATGACCATTCCAATGATATTCTACTTCCTTATATCGAGAAAACCGCTAGGCTTTCTTCTCAAAAGACATTTTGGCCAGCTAGTTTTCAAGATTACTTTGCTCATTTTTCTGATACCCATGGTCTCTTCCGTATTCGTGTCACAAACAAGAACGGTGATAACAGCAATATTCGTCGGAAACCTGCTTTTTCTTGTTCTTTATTTCTTTCTGAAAAAGAGAAAGAAGAAGGAAGCCCTAGAAGACTCTGAGAGCAGAAAACTGGGCAGAGTGTCTCTCGTTTTCTTTGTCTTAGCTCTGATAATCATCGCAGTACTCTCTTATCTATACCTCACCCCTTCGCCACTGTCCGGTGATGGAAGAATCAACATAACCGCAAGACTGGAATATGCTATCACTTCTTCGGGTTCCTGGAATGAAAGGTTTTCTGCTTGGTACAATTCGATTTTTCAGTGGCTGGAAAGTGAGAACAAGTTGAGAATTCCATTTGGCTCGGGCATTGGCACTTTTCAACTCTATCATTTGCTGTACAGTCCAGATGTTCTTCAGCATAGTCCTTACTTTATGCCAGTTTGGAATAATTTCAAAAGGACGCACAACGACTACGTACAGGGCCTGGGAGAAATGGGTCTAATTGGATTTCTATTTATCGTTCTTCTCGTTGGATTGCTCGTTTTTAGATATTTGAAGAATCTACTTAAGATCGACAATAGAAGGGACTTACTGCTTTACGGATCGCTGGGGGCAGGAATATTCTCTCTGGCAGTTCACAGTTTCTTTGAGTTCCCCCTACACATGCAACCAAATCTCATGCTGGCAATCTTTTTGGGATCAGTTGTTGTTGGAAAATACTTCAATCCAGATCTAAAAAACAAGAAAATCAGTAGACTCCCGTTTGCAGTAGTCATTATGGTTCTTGCAGGGGTCCTGATATTTCTGAAAACCTCAGCCTTTATAGGGGAAGGCTTTTTTAGGATCGGCCAGACTAATCAGCAGTATTATCTCGCTTACTACAACCAGGCTCAAAGCCTCAATATTAAGGCTCTCGAACAAGCAAAGAATGAAATCAATAGTTACGCTGGCAATTATGCTTATCTTAAAGACGTTACCAGCTACATGAGCGCCAAAGGAAGTGAGATTCGTTCGAAGTATCCTGGAGCGAGCCAAATAGACCTTCTTGAGTTGGCCGAGAAAGATCGGCAGAGTGAGGTGCGCAAATTACTCGACGAAATAGATAATCGAATTAACCAATATAACTTCTACTTGGCGAGATCAGGGGAGTATTATGAAAAGGCCATTGAGAATTTCAAGTTCTCAAACAGAGTTTATCCGGTCTTCGGAAAGCCATTATGGTACATCGCCGGGCTAGGTACAAAAACACAGAGACTTGAAACTGCCAAAGACAACCCGGAACTCATGAAGTCTATTCTCACAGGCAAGGATGAATACTCATCCGATATAATCCCGGAGTTCAAGGGCAACCCCAAAATAATCCCCGTTCACAGGACGACGATTCGGACTCTTCCTTTCCGCGATTTCTTCGAGAAAAACATTTCGGTCTTTGACAATCCCGAATACGTTTCGGGATTGCAGCTGTATTTCATTACTCAGATTCAGATGATTCTGGACGCGGCCGATTATTACGAATCGTCAGTAATACTTTTCAGCGAACGACAAACACCTAGAATTCTTGGGAGGTTGTATACTAGCATAAACAGCGAGTTAAAAAAATACTACAGTTTCATCAGTTCTAGAGAGACCATGATGACCTCCGCCTTTGGAGAGAGCGGTGAATTCAGACAGTTACTCATTGATCTGGTATACGAAAGTGCTGATAGAGCAATATACTGGTTTGATCTGGCAATTTCGCTTCTTCCGGGCACATGGAATAGATACCCAGACTGGGAGGATATTTATATTGAATACATGAACTCGATTCCCTCTGTTCTCGATTCCAATGAAGAGAGAAAGCTAAAGATTCTTGAAGTTGCCGAGAAACATGTTTGGGCCTGCGAGAACATGGGCCCAGAGGCTCCAGTAGAAACGCTGCAGTTTGCAATCCAATGGGGCAAATCCAACCTGTCCAATGGCGAATTGATAGACTTCGAACAATCTTTGAAAAAGATCTATGAAGAGGTCGTTTCTCTAAACACTGACTTGCTGGAGAAGTCACCAAATATTCCTCAGGATACAGCCGAAAGAATAAGGACTCTTATCTCGCTTTACGAAGCGCTTTGA
- a CDS encoding GumC family protein has translation MSEFEGSDYRELTLEDILRMFKKRMILFVSIVLAVVVVTGIYLIFATPIYEASVTIKVDPTSQSSVSDLFSSSLTGSSGSNISTEVELIKSRTNIEEIIEVLDLVDRIYSEETKNRLLAEGYSQKDLVTSLTRTISSMITVSPVKDTRIVRVSVQNKDPILARDIANTLADVYNTKLAELSKRDLTRKREFIEAQIPLLESDLNEATDRIKDFKEETGIYVLDKHADLLFQMLSSYDKQYNELMISAEEKKAEIETYQSMLDDFDSNDSKSIKALWVQTSESFSVNPVLTSLRQSLATLQVELASLEEQYPKTDPRVRSKITEISKTESLIEEQIQNEFITSGQGMTLNPAYQQIMTGVISSEAGFQILQASIQAVGLLRDQYQSELRSLPAKEQQLLDLERQIAVKESLYTLLLERLEEAKISEAAVVGNAAIVDPATVPQSAVKPNKKLSLAIGGVLGIFLGMLMVFLAEYLDKTLKTEEEIERFSRQPIIGRIPNIEGASEEMYVEKNPTAPSSESIKLAASNLSFTMGEGKSVAVTSVLPTEGKSFVIANLAYSMANSGQKVILLDLDLRRPRVEKILKAEKITKGAVDVIMGNTTIDEVIQHYAVNMDFIAVGTIPPNPTIVLSSKNIDALLSELKQRYDKVLIDMPPAVVTSDVSLIGNKLDGIVLVVRPGRAIKDGLRIVVENLKTVGIKILGVIVNGVDEKNSSYYYHYYYYYNEEGKRQKRRKRTKK, from the coding sequence GTGAGCGAGTTCGAGGGTAGTGATTACAGAGAACTGACTCTTGAAGATATTCTTAGAATGTTTAAGAAACGGATGATCCTTTTCGTTTCTATAGTGCTCGCAGTTGTTGTTGTGACGGGAATCTACCTCATTTTCGCTACTCCTATTTACGAAGCCAGCGTTACAATAAAGGTCGACCCCACATCACAATCTTCAGTAAGTGATCTCTTCAGTAGTTCCCTGACCGGTAGTTCGGGATCGAACATCTCCACTGAAGTTGAACTGATTAAGAGCCGGACAAATATTGAAGAGATTATTGAAGTGCTTGATTTGGTGGACAGAATCTATTCAGAAGAGACAAAGAACCGACTTCTTGCGGAAGGATATTCACAGAAAGATCTTGTGACATCACTAACACGCACGATTTCTTCAATGATAACGGTCTCTCCAGTCAAGGATACAAGAATTGTCAGAGTCTCGGTTCAGAACAAGGACCCAATTCTCGCAAGAGATATCGCCAATACACTAGCCGATGTTTATAATACAAAGCTCGCAGAGTTATCCAAAAGAGATTTGACAAGAAAACGAGAATTCATCGAGGCGCAGATTCCTCTACTAGAAAGTGATCTGAATGAGGCTACAGATAGGATAAAGGATTTCAAAGAGGAGACCGGAATTTACGTTCTCGACAAGCATGCCGATCTTCTTTTTCAGATGCTTAGTAGTTATGACAAGCAGTACAACGAACTTATGATATCCGCTGAAGAGAAGAAAGCGGAAATCGAGACCTATCAAAGTATGCTCGATGATTTCGACAGCAATGATTCTAAAAGCATAAAGGCTTTGTGGGTGCAAACCTCCGAGAGCTTCTCTGTTAACCCAGTTCTGACGAGTCTGAGGCAAAGTCTCGCAACTTTGCAGGTGGAGCTTGCTTCTCTAGAGGAACAGTATCCGAAAACCGATCCAAGAGTTAGGTCGAAGATAACAGAGATCTCAAAGACCGAGAGCTTGATCGAGGAACAGATACAGAATGAGTTCATAACCTCCGGTCAAGGTATGACTTTAAATCCAGCTTATCAGCAGATTATGACAGGAGTCATCAGTTCGGAAGCCGGGTTCCAAATACTTCAAGCTTCAATTCAGGCGGTGGGTCTCCTGAGAGATCAATATCAATCTGAACTCAGAAGCCTACCTGCAAAGGAACAGCAGCTACTTGATCTTGAAAGACAGATTGCTGTGAAAGAGAGCCTCTATACACTACTTCTAGAAAGGCTCGAAGAAGCGAAGATCAGTGAAGCTGCCGTAGTTGGAAACGCAGCAATAGTTGATCCTGCAACTGTACCCCAGTCTGCGGTAAAGCCGAACAAAAAACTTTCTCTCGCAATTGGAGGTGTGCTTGGAATCTTTCTCGGAATGCTCATGGTCTTCCTTGCTGAGTACCTCGACAAGACTTTGAAGACGGAAGAAGAGATAGAACGGTTTAGCAGACAGCCTATCATTGGTAGAATTCCGAATATTGAGGGGGCAAGCGAGGAAATGTACGTTGAGAAGAATCCCACCGCTCCTTCCTCAGAATCAATCAAGTTGGCCGCAAGCAACCTTTCCTTCACGATGGGTGAGGGAAAGTCTGTTGCCGTTACTTCCGTTCTGCCTACCGAGGGAAAGAGTTTTGTGATAGCGAACCTGGCCTACTCAATGGCAAACAGCGGTCAGAAAGTCATTCTCTTAGATCTCGATTTGCGTCGTCCGAGGGTAGAGAAGATCCTCAAGGCAGAAAAGATAACTAAGGGCGCAGTAGATGTGATTATGGGAAACACAACAATTGATGAAGTTATACAACACTACGCGGTTAACATGGACTTCATAGCGGTTGGAACTATTCCTCCCAATCCAACAATAGTGCTTTCATCGAAAAACATCGATGCCCTCCTTTCAGAACTCAAGCAGAGATACGATAAAGTTCTTATAGATATGCCTCCGGCTGTGGTTACCTCAGATGTATCTCTCATCGGTAACAAGCTTGATGGGATAGTACTGGTCGTGAGGCCTGGAAGGGCGATTAAGGATGGCTTGAGAATAGTTGTTGAGAATCTAAAAACAGTGGGAATCAAGATCCTTGGAGTAATTGTGAATGGTGTTGATGAGAAGAATTCAAGCTATTACTATCACTACTACTACTATTACAATGAAGAGGGAAAGAGGCAAAAAAGAAGAAAGCGTACAAAGAAATAA